In one window of Posidoniimonas corsicana DNA:
- a CDS encoding redoxin domain-containing protein yields the protein MLRSVVRRSLLLTCVAALAAPPAHAVPTPDFRLPDHLGKEHALSDHAASELVVVAFLGTECPLAKLYAPRLQRLADEFGPRGVAFLAVDSNSQDSLAEIASFVRRHGVEYPVLKDQANRAADLLGATRTPEVFVLDRSRAVRYQGRVDDQYVVGVKRDEPTREDLREALEELLAGQPVSRPQTKALGCLIGRTREVNEDSPITYSKHIAPIFQQRCVECHREGEIGPFPLLTHEQAAGWGEMITEVVREQRMPPWHANPEHGSFANDRSLPEDEKRLIYQWVENGCPEGDPAELPAPPKYTEGWPTDREPDVVFAMADEPFVVPADGGPSGVPYQYFKVPSGFEQDRWIDAAVVQPGNRQVVHHIIVYAEPPGGDRRRDWIFLTAYVPGLRHEPMPAGAAKQVPAGSDFVFEMHYTPVGSEQTDTSRLGLLFAEPKAINQEVVTTEIGNTGFKIPPHDPNHVVTASSQPLAKPATLLSLSPHMHLRGKAFRYELATPGGEREVLLDVPAYDFNWQTRYVLSEPRELPAGSVIHCRAAFDNSDGNLANPDPTKTVRWGDQSWDEMMLGYFDVLLPRDDARPAGAKPVRTGLDVVGIFDAADADHNGGLTREEAEGRDLLAKHFASIDASGDQQLQLGEILVALRAMMNR from the coding sequence ATGTTGCGCTCCGTTGTGCGTCGTTCGCTGCTGCTGACCTGTGTGGCTGCTCTTGCGGCGCCGCCCGCCCACGCCGTCCCCACGCCTGACTTTAGGCTGCCCGACCACCTCGGCAAGGAGCACGCGTTGTCGGACCACGCCGCGAGCGAGCTGGTGGTGGTCGCGTTCCTGGGGACCGAGTGCCCGCTGGCCAAGCTGTACGCGCCGCGGCTGCAGCGGCTGGCTGACGAGTTCGGCCCGCGGGGCGTGGCGTTCCTGGCGGTCGACTCGAACTCGCAGGACTCGCTGGCGGAGATCGCCTCATTCGTCCGCCGGCACGGGGTCGAGTACCCGGTGCTCAAGGACCAGGCGAACCGCGCGGCCGACCTGCTGGGCGCCACGCGGACGCCCGAGGTGTTCGTGCTCGACCGGTCACGCGCGGTGCGGTACCAGGGCCGCGTCGACGACCAGTACGTGGTCGGCGTGAAACGCGACGAGCCCACCCGCGAGGACCTGCGCGAGGCGCTCGAGGAGCTGCTGGCGGGCCAGCCGGTGTCGCGGCCGCAGACCAAGGCGCTCGGCTGCCTGATCGGCCGCACGCGCGAGGTGAACGAGGACAGCCCCATCACCTACAGCAAGCACATCGCGCCGATCTTCCAGCAGCGCTGCGTCGAGTGCCACCGCGAGGGCGAGATCGGCCCGTTCCCACTGCTGACGCACGAGCAGGCGGCGGGCTGGGGGGAGATGATCACCGAGGTGGTCCGCGAGCAGCGGATGCCCCCCTGGCACGCCAACCCGGAGCACGGCTCGTTCGCCAACGACCGCAGCCTGCCCGAAGACGAGAAGCGGCTCATCTACCAGTGGGTCGAGAATGGCTGCCCCGAAGGCGACCCCGCCGAGCTGCCCGCGCCGCCTAAGTACACCGAGGGCTGGCCCACCGACCGCGAGCCCGACGTGGTCTTCGCCATGGCCGACGAGCCGTTTGTGGTTCCCGCCGACGGCGGCCCCTCGGGCGTGCCCTACCAGTACTTCAAGGTCCCGTCTGGTTTCGAGCAGGACCGCTGGATCGACGCCGCGGTTGTGCAGCCCGGCAACCGCCAGGTGGTGCACCACATCATCGTCTACGCCGAGCCGCCCGGGGGCGATCGCCGCCGCGACTGGATCTTCCTCACCGCGTACGTGCCCGGCCTGCGGCACGAGCCGATGCCCGCCGGCGCGGCGAAGCAGGTCCCCGCCGGGTCGGACTTTGTCTTCGAGATGCACTACACGCCGGTCGGCTCTGAGCAGACCGACACCAGCCGGCTGGGGCTGCTGTTCGCGGAACCCAAGGCGATCAACCAGGAGGTCGTCACGACCGAGATCGGCAACACCGGCTTCAAGATCCCGCCGCACGACCCCAACCACGTGGTGACCGCCAGCAGCCAGCCGCTCGCCAAGCCGGCGACCCTGCTGTCGCTCTCGCCGCACATGCACCTCCGCGGCAAGGCGTTCCGGTACGAGCTCGCCACGCCGGGCGGCGAGCGCGAGGTGCTGCTCGACGTGCCCGCGTACGACTTCAACTGGCAGACCCGCTACGTGCTGAGCGAGCCGCGCGAGCTGCCCGCCGGCTCGGTGATCCACTGCCGCGCGGCGTTCGACAACTCCGACGGCAACCTGGCCAACCCGGACCCGACCAAGACCGTCCGCTGGGGCGACCAGTCGTGGGATGAGATGATGCTGGGCTACTTCGACGTGCTCCTGCCGCGCGACGACGCCCGCCCCGCCGGCGCCAAGCCGGTCCGCACCGGGCTGGACGTGGTCGGCATCTTCGACGCGGCCGACGCCGACCACAACGGCGGGCTGACCCGCGAGGAGGCCGAGGGCCGCGACCTGCTGGCCAAGCACTTCGCCAGCATCGACGCCAGCGGCGACCAGCAGCTGCAGCTGGGGGAGATCCTCGTGGCGCTGCGGGCGATGATGAACCGCTAG
- a CDS encoding imm11 family protein, giving the protein MKYYYLWHGYPPKQAHWGREWRVKFEPPDVEGMVKLRGPKELGDWNRQTEGRCPDASFVVDFTVASGRSWPIFSARMKQFVEGLVPGDLQYLPFRLVNDPDKPKIPARTMYLGNVLTVVDCIDRQRTKVRNDDWTPRPNGMFEVRGPVWLRRSLIADERLFVIGGTPTMVLREDVKELIEAEGFRGVVIVQEMPVTDD; this is encoded by the coding sequence ATGAAGTATTACTATCTCTGGCATGGATACCCGCCTAAGCAAGCGCACTGGGGACGTGAATGGAGAGTCAAATTTGAGCCGCCGGATGTTGAAGGGATGGTTAAGCTCAGAGGGCCTAAGGAGTTAGGCGACTGGAACAGGCAAACCGAAGGGCGGTGTCCAGATGCATCGTTTGTGGTGGACTTCACCGTCGCGAGCGGTCGATCCTGGCCGATCTTCTCAGCACGGATGAAGCAGTTCGTTGAGGGGCTAGTCCCCGGCGATCTCCAGTACCTTCCGTTTCGGCTTGTGAACGACCCCGATAAGCCCAAGATTCCTGCCCGCACAATGTACCTGGGCAATGTGCTTACGGTCGTGGACTGCATCGACAGGCAACGTACCAAGGTCCGCAATGACGATTGGACCCCGCGTCCTAACGGAATGTTTGAAGTAAGAGGTCCAGTTTGGCTAAGACGCAGCTTAATCGCGGATGAGCGACTCTTCGTGATTGGCGGGACCCCTACTATGGTCTTGCGAGAGGACGTCAAAGAGTTAATCGAAGCGGAAGGCTTCCGTGGGGTGGTCATCGTTCAGGAAATGCCTGTCACAGACGATTGA
- the sppA gene encoding signal peptide peptidase SppA, protein MTSLHRPYAALLAACLLAATPIVAVAQSTPTDGVRVAQKPAASKTAKKVRYANLVLSGAVPEGPGGAGPFAEMKTSLAKLVAKIDRAADDDSIEGMVLDLQNPQLGRGGVDEVRAAIKRFRESGKTVHAQLEMATPGDYLIACACDQIIMPESGLLVLPGVRAEGLFMKGLLSKVGIEADFLHMGDAKGAGETYTRDQWSEPVKKNLTAMVDDLYVQLYETIGLDRPVTEAQAREAVDQGVISAGEALKLGLIDRVAYPDEVRATLAGKHEGDKLVYVENYGAKKVDTDFSGPAGFFKLMGVLAGAGNDGPARGKKVAVVYAVGPIMTGKSESDLFGATTIGSTSMVEALDTANRDKDVVAIVLRVNSPGGSAIASDLIWRKIQQIEKPVIASMGDVAASGGYYISMGADKIIAEPQTVTGSIGVVSGKMALAGLYKKVGLSVDVISRGENSGIFSSTDKFTERERQAMLRMMEDVYGQFTSKAAEGRHMEQDKLLSLASGKVYTGRQAKENGLVDELGSLHDAVAEAKKMAGLKADEKVRIMTLPEQPDLFEELFGGGKQQREVSVRVEGLALPAGLREAVGRFSVWQRLLQKERVGLFMPVEIVVE, encoded by the coding sequence ATGACCTCCCTTCACCGACCCTACGCCGCGCTGCTAGCGGCTTGCCTGCTGGCCGCGACTCCTATTGTTGCCGTTGCCCAGTCGACGCCGACCGACGGCGTCCGCGTGGCGCAGAAGCCGGCGGCCTCGAAGACCGCCAAGAAGGTGCGATACGCCAACCTGGTGCTCAGCGGCGCCGTGCCGGAGGGCCCCGGCGGCGCCGGGCCGTTCGCCGAGATGAAGACCAGCCTCGCCAAGCTGGTCGCGAAGATCGACCGCGCCGCGGACGACGACTCGATCGAGGGCATGGTGCTCGACCTGCAGAACCCGCAGCTCGGCCGCGGGGGCGTGGATGAGGTGCGGGCCGCGATCAAGCGGTTCCGAGAGTCCGGCAAGACGGTGCACGCCCAGCTCGAGATGGCCACCCCCGGCGACTACCTCATCGCGTGCGCCTGCGACCAGATCATCATGCCCGAGAGCGGCCTGCTGGTGCTGCCCGGCGTGCGCGCCGAGGGCCTGTTCATGAAGGGCCTGCTGTCCAAGGTGGGGATCGAGGCCGACTTCCTCCACATGGGCGACGCCAAGGGCGCCGGCGAGACCTACACCCGCGACCAGTGGAGCGAGCCGGTCAAGAAGAACCTGACCGCGATGGTCGACGACCTCTACGTGCAGCTCTACGAGACCATCGGCCTCGACCGCCCGGTCACTGAAGCCCAGGCCCGCGAGGCGGTGGACCAGGGCGTGATCAGCGCCGGCGAGGCGCTGAAGCTGGGGCTGATCGACCGCGTGGCGTACCCGGACGAGGTGCGCGCCACGCTGGCCGGTAAGCACGAGGGCGACAAGCTGGTGTACGTGGAGAACTACGGCGCGAAGAAGGTCGACACCGACTTCTCCGGCCCCGCGGGGTTCTTCAAGCTGATGGGCGTGCTGGCCGGCGCGGGCAACGACGGTCCGGCGCGTGGCAAGAAGGTTGCGGTGGTGTACGCGGTGGGCCCGATCATGACCGGCAAGAGCGAGTCGGACCTGTTCGGCGCCACGACCATCGGCTCGACCTCCATGGTCGAGGCGCTCGACACCGCCAACCGTGACAAGGATGTCGTGGCGATCGTGCTGCGGGTGAACAGCCCCGGCGGCTCGGCGATCGCCAGCGACCTGATCTGGCGCAAGATCCAGCAGATCGAGAAGCCGGTGATCGCCAGCATGGGCGACGTGGCGGCCAGCGGCGGCTACTACATCTCGATGGGCGCGGACAAGATCATCGCGGAGCCGCAGACCGTGACCGGTTCGATCGGCGTGGTGAGCGGCAAGATGGCGCTGGCCGGCCTGTACAAGAAGGTCGGGCTGTCGGTCGACGTGATCAGCCGTGGCGAGAACAGCGGCATCTTCAGCAGCACCGACAAGTTCACCGAGCGGGAACGCCAGGCCATGCTGCGGATGATGGAGGACGTCTACGGGCAGTTCACCAGCAAGGCCGCCGAGGGGCGCCACATGGAGCAGGACAAGCTGCTCTCGCTGGCCAGCGGCAAGGTCTACACCGGCCGCCAGGCGAAGGAGAACGGCCTGGTCGACGAGCTCGGCTCGCTGCACGACGCGGTCGCCGAGGCCAAGAAGATGGCCGGCCTGAAAGCGGACGAGAAGGTCCGGATCATGACGCTCCCCGAGCAGCCCGACCTGTTCGAGGAGCTGTTCGGCGGCGGCAAGCAGCAGCGCGAGGTGTCGGTGCGGGTCGAGGGCCTGGCCCTGCCGGCCGGCCTGCGTGAGGCGGTCGGCCGGTTCAGCGTCTGGCAGCGGCTGCTGCAGAAGGAACGCGTGGGGCTGTTTATGCCCGTCGAGATCGTGGTTGAGTAA
- a CDS encoding adenylosuccinate synthase: MPGVCVIGLQWGDEAKGKIVDLLTQQSDFVVRYQGGANAGHTVVVGDQTYKLSLLPSGVLTPGVTCVIAGGVVINPAKAIEELDELKGRGMTHLDNLKISDRAHVIMPWHFAEDRVLDKSTGGEDIGTTQRGIGPCYRDKVGRSFAVRMGDLYRDSFAERVRHIAVAKNELLAAEDRIDADAVIEQYSGFAEKLKAHVCDTTEMLLTAAEEGKQLLFEGAQGSLLDVDHGTYPYVTSSNSSGVGVCNGSGVPAKHITHTLGIVKAYSTRVGGGPFPTEQDNEYGQHLRDQGNEYGTVTRRPRRCGWLDAVALRYTARLSGVDAISVMLMDVLSGLKEIKICTAYELDGRTTDTYPSHVDDLRRVTAVYETLPGWDEDITGCREMDQLPPAALGYLKRVSELVGAPVEYVSVGPGREQTIAAAAAVGA, translated from the coding sequence GTGCCTGGCGTTTGTGTGATTGGCCTCCAGTGGGGTGACGAGGCGAAGGGCAAGATCGTCGACCTGCTGACGCAGCAGAGCGACTTCGTGGTCCGCTACCAGGGCGGCGCCAACGCCGGCCACACTGTGGTGGTGGGCGACCAGACCTACAAGCTGTCGCTGTTGCCCTCGGGCGTGCTGACGCCGGGCGTCACGTGCGTGATCGCCGGCGGGGTGGTGATCAACCCTGCCAAGGCGATCGAGGAGCTGGACGAGCTGAAGGGCCGGGGGATGACCCACCTGGACAACCTCAAGATCAGCGACCGCGCGCACGTCATCATGCCGTGGCACTTCGCCGAAGACCGGGTGCTGGACAAGAGCACCGGCGGCGAGGACATCGGCACCACGCAGCGCGGCATCGGCCCCTGCTACCGCGACAAGGTGGGCCGGTCGTTCGCGGTGCGTATGGGCGACCTCTACCGCGACTCGTTCGCGGAGCGCGTGCGGCACATCGCCGTGGCCAAGAACGAGCTGCTGGCCGCCGAGGACCGGATCGACGCCGACGCGGTCATCGAGCAGTACTCCGGCTTCGCCGAGAAGCTCAAGGCCCACGTCTGCGACACCACCGAGATGCTGCTGACCGCCGCCGAAGAGGGCAAGCAGCTCTTGTTCGAGGGCGCGCAGGGGTCGCTGCTGGACGTCGACCACGGCACCTACCCCTACGTGACCAGCAGCAACAGCTCTGGCGTGGGTGTGTGCAACGGGTCGGGCGTGCCGGCCAAGCACATCACCCACACGCTGGGCATCGTCAAGGCGTACTCCACCCGCGTTGGCGGCGGTCCGTTCCCGACCGAGCAGGACAACGAGTACGGCCAGCACCTCCGCGACCAGGGCAACGAGTACGGCACCGTCACCCGCCGCCCGCGCCGGTGCGGCTGGCTGGACGCGGTCGCGCTGCGGTACACGGCCCGGCTGAGCGGCGTCGACGCGATCAGCGTGATGCTGATGGACGTGCTCAGCGGGCTCAAAGAGATCAAGATCTGCACCGCCTACGAGCTCGACGGACGCACCACCGACACCTACCCCAGCCACGTCGACGACCTCCGCCGCGTCACGGCCGTCTACGAGACCCTGCCCGGCTGGGACGAGGACATCACCGGCTGCCGCGAGATGGACCAGCTCCCGCCCGCGGCGCTGGGCTACCTGAAACGCGTGAGCGAGCTGGTAGGCGCCCCGGTCGAGTACGTGTCGGTCGGCCCGGGCCGCGAGCAGACGATTGCGGCGGCGGCCGCGGTGGGGGCCTAG
- a CDS encoding isoprenyl transferase — protein sequence MTAGVDPPPSLAELPPERWPRHIAIIMDGNGRWAERRGLPRMQGHERGVTSVRRVTEEAARLGAIGDLTLYCLSSENWKRPQAELDFLMRLLAQYMVDERPTIMDNNIRVSMLGRRAGLPDDVLAEVDKTIELSAANTGMRLNLAINYGGRAELTDAVARIAAEAADGALSPADVSEQVISDRLYTAGLPDPDLLIRTAGELRISNFLLWQVSYAEIWVTERCWPDFTEETLHHAIHDFARRERRYGGLNV from the coding sequence ATGACCGCCGGCGTTGACCCGCCCCCGTCGCTCGCCGAACTGCCCCCCGAGCGGTGGCCCCGGCACATCGCGATCATCATGGACGGCAACGGCCGCTGGGCCGAACGCCGCGGGCTGCCCCGCATGCAGGGCCACGAGCGCGGCGTCACCTCGGTACGCCGGGTCACCGAAGAGGCGGCCCGCCTGGGCGCCATCGGCGACCTGACCCTCTACTGCCTGAGCAGCGAGAACTGGAAACGCCCGCAGGCGGAGCTCGACTTCCTGATGCGGCTGCTCGCGCAGTACATGGTCGACGAGCGGCCGACCATCATGGACAACAACATCCGCGTGTCGATGCTTGGCCGCCGCGCCGGCCTGCCCGACGACGTGCTCGCCGAGGTCGATAAGACCATCGAGCTGAGCGCGGCCAACACCGGCATGCGGCTCAACCTGGCGATCAACTACGGCGGCCGCGCCGAGCTGACCGACGCGGTCGCCCGGATCGCGGCCGAGGCGGCCGACGGCGCCCTCTCGCCGGCCGACGTCAGCGAGCAGGTGATCTCCGACCGGCTCTACACGGCGGGCCTCCCCGACCCGGACCTGCTGATCCGCACGGCGGGCGAGCTGCGGATCAGCAACTTCCTGCTGTGGCAGGTTAGCTACGCGGAGATCTGGGTCACCGAGCGGTGCTGGCCCGACTTTACCGAAGAGACGCTCCACCACGCGATCCACGACTTCGCCCGGCGCGAACGCCGTTACGGCGGGTTGAATGTCTGA
- a CDS encoding phosphatidate cytidylyltransferase, whose protein sequence is MLIWRLLVGAVLVSVLGGLAWLDYHSPRPGLWLSPLAFLGAFLGAGELVRLFESNAKLYESDSATGEPRHITPTRYVVATGALLTVVISFAPLFYPTRGEAVASAGWTAIGLALSVLMAIVVEMLRYQQPGVATIRLSQAVLAIAYSGGLMGFVVQLRLISGDRWGDDGRWGLIALLSVVAITKCNDTGAYFTGRICGRHKMTPILSPGKTWEGAAGGLALGLVGGLLVLGPVAEYCGCVSGKSGAAWWTGVAVYSAVLVVAAVCGDLAISLLKRDAGLKNSSSWLPGFGGVLDLLDSIIFSAPIAYVLWVLGVVGP, encoded by the coding sequence GTGCTGATTTGGCGACTACTGGTTGGAGCGGTGCTGGTGAGCGTGCTGGGGGGGCTGGCCTGGCTCGACTACCACTCGCCCAGGCCGGGCCTGTGGCTCTCGCCGCTGGCATTCCTGGGGGCGTTCCTGGGGGCGGGCGAGCTCGTGCGGCTGTTCGAGAGCAACGCCAAGCTGTACGAGAGCGACTCCGCCACCGGCGAGCCGCGCCACATCACGCCGACCCGCTACGTGGTGGCGACCGGCGCCCTGCTGACCGTGGTGATCAGCTTCGCACCGCTGTTCTACCCGACCCGCGGCGAGGCGGTCGCCAGCGCGGGCTGGACCGCCATTGGTCTGGCGCTGAGCGTGCTGATGGCGATTGTCGTCGAGATGCTCCGCTACCAGCAGCCGGGCGTGGCGACCATCCGGCTCTCGCAGGCGGTGCTGGCAATCGCCTACAGCGGCGGCCTGATGGGGTTTGTCGTGCAGCTCCGTCTGATCAGCGGCGACCGCTGGGGCGACGACGGCCGCTGGGGGCTCATCGCCCTGCTGTCCGTGGTGGCGATCACCAAGTGCAACGACACCGGCGCCTACTTCACCGGCCGGATCTGCGGGCGGCACAAGATGACGCCCATCCTCAGCCCGGGGAAGACCTGGGAGGGCGCCGCCGGCGGCCTGGCGCTGGGGCTGGTGGGCGGGCTGCTGGTGCTGGGACCGGTGGCCGAGTATTGCGGCTGCGTTTCGGGGAAGTCGGGCGCCGCCTGGTGGACCGGTGTGGCCGTCTACAGCGCGGTGCTGGTGGTGGCCGCCGTCTGCGGCGACCTGGCGATCTCGCTGCTCAAGCGGGACGCCGGGTTGAAGAATTCCAGCTCGTGGCTCCCCGGGTTTGGGGGGGTGCTCGACCTGCTGGATTCGATTATCTTCTCGGCCCCGATTGCCTATGTCCTCTGGGTGCTGGGGGTGGTGGGGCCGTAG
- a CDS encoding PhoH family protein, with amino-acid sequence MIEAFIPVSGPDQLIQLFGPSDQHLRRIREAVPAKIHAREGKIRVSGDEAAVLQATAIIEQLKNEVSVGGVISAEFVDTVLAGLTDSKATGPVEMKVDVQRAGVSIRPRTAGQGAYIEAIRSNDLVFCIGPAGTGKTYLAVAAAVEALRQNQVRKVVLVRPAVEAGESLGYLPGDLRAKINPYLRPLLDGLGEMMDFDQLKRYMAEDVIEVAPLAYMRGRTLNNAFIIMDEAQNTTVGQMKMFLTRMGANSKVVVTGDATQVDLPPHTMSGLIDARRRLLGIEGSEWVELSKEDIVRHRLVQEIVNAYEEGPDAR; translated from the coding sequence ATGATCGAAGCTTTCATTCCGGTCAGTGGTCCCGACCAGCTCATCCAGCTCTTCGGCCCCTCCGATCAACACCTCCGCAGGATCCGCGAAGCCGTCCCCGCTAAGATCCACGCGCGGGAGGGTAAGATCCGCGTCAGCGGCGACGAGGCGGCCGTCCTGCAGGCGACCGCTATCATCGAGCAGCTCAAGAACGAGGTCAGCGTCGGCGGCGTGATCTCCGCGGAGTTTGTCGACACGGTGCTGGCCGGGCTCACCGATTCCAAGGCGACCGGCCCGGTCGAGATGAAGGTCGACGTGCAGCGGGCCGGCGTGAGCATCCGCCCCCGCACGGCCGGCCAGGGCGCGTACATCGAGGCCATCCGTTCCAACGACCTGGTCTTCTGCATCGGGCCCGCCGGCACCGGCAAGACCTACCTGGCCGTGGCCGCCGCGGTCGAGGCCCTGCGGCAGAACCAGGTCCGCAAGGTGGTGCTGGTCCGCCCCGCCGTCGAAGCGGGCGAGAGCCTCGGCTACCTGCCGGGCGACCTGCGGGCCAAGATCAACCCGTACCTGCGGCCGCTGCTGGACGGGCTGGGCGAGATGATGGACTTCGACCAGCTCAAGCGGTACATGGCCGAGGACGTGATCGAGGTCGCACCGCTGGCCTACATGCGCGGCCGCACGCTGAACAACGCGTTCATCATCATGGACGAGGCGCAGAACACGACCGTCGGCCAGATGAAGATGTTCCTCACCCGCATGGGCGCCAACAGCAAGGTGGTGGTCACCGGCGACGCGACCCAGGTCGACCTGCCGCCGCACACCATGAGCGGCCTGATCGACGCCCGCCGCCGGCTGCTGGGCATCGAGGGCTCCGAGTGGGTGGAGCTGTCTAAAGAAGACATCGTGCGGCACCGCCTAGTGCAGGAGATCGTCAACGCCTACGAGGAGGGCCCGGACGCCCGCTGA
- a CDS encoding HD family phosphohydrolase: MSNGAKTRTRSQRVASVELPRGRFAALAANLRKGRVLLRIALCMLTALAILAMTRGWDPPRDFRPDRIPERAVTVRTPFDEVDPEATDEARDEARRLAVAVYDHNPASITLLKSELKNDLSTLISADNFEAVNQDLWESFSPPLAEGTPEPTLEEQQQQFQRFKQSLSQEGAMDTLKGAIDELFLPLEQHGVIAQLPAEHDANPERIEVRPLGSTGSFDATFPVSEVRLEDVLNRLQRQITQKVPSLEVANRVFARISDRLPAATSLKLNREATSTAQREAVDKVELVQRHFQRGDLIAPAGQPLTEEQLTRLELEYQQEIADRSAGQRLGLALAVLGMYVALFTVGGFFVYRLDGGFVSELPRLVTLLLTILATVGVMLLTHANGWRAEAIPLLLFGMTIAVVSRQDVALLLSAAMTLVIVMAVGYDLVDAIVLQAAATGAILTLDSVRTRSKLLVVGFLAAAVGLLTAIGAGVVAGHEIAPTVRIALNLALWCVIAGSLMTCLLPLVEKVYGVQTDLSLIELGDPAHPLLQELIRRAPGTYNHSITVASLAQAAAESIGGRGLLVRVGAYFHDIGKMLKPGYFIENQSRGDNRHDTLVPAMSTLVIIAHVKDGADLARQNNLPECIVDFIQQHHGTTLVEYFYRQAANKKNEDPDAADVDERSFRYPGPKPQTKEAGVLMLADAVESASRVLVEPTPARIESLVEDITRKRLDDGQFDECGLTLQELRKIGDSLVKSLTAVYHGRVKYPDQETA; encoded by the coding sequence ATGTCTAACGGCGCGAAAACGCGAACACGCAGCCAGCGGGTGGCGTCGGTCGAGCTCCCCCGCGGACGCTTCGCCGCATTGGCCGCCAACCTGCGCAAGGGCCGCGTGCTCCTGCGGATTGCGCTGTGCATGCTCACGGCGCTCGCCATCCTGGCCATGACCCGCGGCTGGGACCCGCCCCGCGACTTCCGGCCGGACCGCATCCCGGAGCGGGCGGTCACGGTCCGCACGCCGTTCGACGAGGTCGACCCCGAGGCGACCGACGAGGCCCGCGACGAGGCCCGCCGCCTGGCGGTGGCCGTGTACGACCACAACCCGGCGTCGATCACGCTGCTCAAGAGCGAGCTGAAGAACGACCTCAGCACCCTGATCAGCGCCGACAACTTCGAGGCGGTCAACCAGGACCTGTGGGAGAGCTTCTCGCCGCCGCTGGCCGAGGGCACGCCCGAGCCGACCCTCGAGGAGCAGCAGCAGCAGTTCCAGCGGTTCAAGCAATCGCTCTCGCAGGAGGGCGCGATGGACACGCTCAAGGGCGCCATCGACGAGCTGTTCTTGCCGCTCGAGCAGCACGGCGTGATCGCCCAGCTGCCCGCCGAGCACGACGCCAACCCGGAGCGGATCGAGGTCCGCCCGCTGGGCAGCACCGGCAGCTTCGACGCCACGTTCCCGGTGAGCGAGGTGCGGTTGGAAGACGTGCTCAACCGGCTGCAGCGGCAGATCACCCAGAAGGTGCCCAGCCTGGAGGTGGCCAACCGCGTGTTCGCGCGGATCAGCGACCGGCTCCCCGCGGCCACCTCGCTCAAGCTCAACCGCGAGGCGACCTCCACCGCGCAGCGTGAGGCGGTCGACAAGGTGGAGCTCGTCCAACGCCACTTCCAGCGGGGCGACCTCATCGCGCCCGCGGGCCAGCCGCTCACCGAGGAGCAGCTCACGCGGCTGGAGCTGGAGTACCAGCAGGAGATCGCCGACCGCTCGGCCGGCCAGCGGCTTGGCCTGGCGCTGGCGGTGCTCGGCATGTACGTGGCGCTGTTCACGGTCGGTGGGTTCTTTGTCTACCGGCTGGACGGCGGGTTCGTTTCCGAGCTGCCGCGGCTGGTGACCCTGCTGCTCACCATCCTGGCGACGGTCGGCGTGATGCTGCTGACCCACGCCAACGGCTGGCGCGCCGAGGCGATACCGCTCCTGCTGTTCGGCATGACGATCGCCGTGGTGAGCCGCCAGGACGTGGCGCTGTTGCTCAGCGCGGCGATGACGCTGGTCATCGTGATGGCGGTCGGCTACGACCTGGTCGACGCCATCGTGCTGCAGGCGGCGGCCACCGGCGCTATCCTCACCCTCGACTCCGTCCGCACCCGCAGCAAGCTGCTGGTGGTCGGGTTCCTGGCGGCCGCGGTCGGCCTGCTGACCGCAATCGGCGCCGGCGTGGTGGCTGGTCACGAGATCGCCCCGACCGTCCGCATCGCGTTGAACCTGGCGCTGTGGTGCGTGATCGCGGGCTCGCTCATGACCTGCCTGCTGCCGCTGGTCGAGAAGGTCTACGGCGTGCAGACCGACCTCAGCCTGATCGAGCTGGGCGACCCGGCCCACCCGCTGCTGCAGGAGCTGATCCGCCGTGCTCCGGGCACCTACAACCACTCGATCACCGTGGCCTCGCTGGCGCAGGCGGCGGCCGAGTCGATCGGCGGCCGCGGGCTGCTGGTCCGGGTCGGCGCGTACTTCCACGACATCGGCAAGATGCTCAAGCCGGGCTACTTCATCGAGAACCAGTCCCGCGGCGATAACCGCCACGACACGCTGGTGCCGGCGATGAGCACGCTGGTGATCATCGCCCACGTGAAGGACGGCGCCGACCTCGCGCGGCAGAACAACCTGCCCGAGTGCATCGTCGACTTCATCCAGCAGCACCACGGCACCACGCTGGTGGAGTATTTCTACCGCCAGGCGGCCAACAAAAAGAACGAGGACCCGGACGCGGCGGACGTCGACGAACGGTCCTTCCGCTACCCGGGCCCCAAGCCCCAGACCAAGGAGGCCGGCGTGCTGATGCTGGCCGACGCCGTGGAGAGCGCCAGCCGCGTGCTGGTCGAGCCGACCCCGGCCCGCATCGAGAGCCTGGTGGAGGACATCACCCGCAAACGGCTGGACGACGGCCAGTTCGACGAGTGCGGCCTGACGCTCCAGGAGCTGCGGAAGATTGGCGACAGCCTGGTGAAGTCGCTGACCGCGGTCTACCACGGTCGCGTGAAGTACCCCGATCAGGAAACGGCCTAG